The proteins below come from a single Prolixibacter sp. NT017 genomic window:
- a CDS encoding LytTR family DNA-binding domain-containing protein, producing MKVLLVEDEKPAAQKMARLLKQTAPDADLVAITETVEDTVNWLQEHGEPDLILMDIHLDDGLCFEIFDTVKVTAPVIFTTAYDEYAIRAFKVNSIDYLLKPVGEEMLRKALDKYRAIHEKYHYGQAGYRHLLQEFSAAYKSRFLLKIGSRYKSVSVNQIKYIFSSDGNVFLQNTDGQAFALEFSLDHVQKLLDPADFFRINRNCLIHIDAVEEMVAYSSSRLQLHVKEEKPQEMFVVSRDRVPEFKRWMDR from the coding sequence ATGAAAGTACTGCTTGTCGAAGATGAAAAGCCGGCAGCACAAAAGATGGCCCGACTGCTAAAACAGACGGCTCCTGATGCCGACTTAGTGGCAATAACCGAAACCGTAGAAGATACGGTTAACTGGCTACAGGAGCACGGAGAACCTGATCTGATCCTGATGGACATTCATCTGGACGACGGGTTATGTTTCGAAATTTTCGACACGGTGAAAGTAACTGCCCCGGTTATCTTTACCACCGCATACGATGAGTATGCCATCCGGGCATTTAAAGTCAACAGCATCGATTACCTGCTGAAACCGGTTGGAGAAGAAATGTTACGAAAAGCCCTGGATAAATACCGCGCCATCCACGAAAAATACCACTATGGTCAAGCTGGTTACCGGCATTTGCTTCAGGAGTTTTCGGCAGCCTACAAATCCCGTTTTCTGCTAAAAATCGGAAGCCGTTACAAATCGGTATCTGTTAATCAAATCAAGTATATCTTCAGCAGCGACGGGAACGTTTTTCTTCAAAATACCGATGGGCAGGCATTCGCATTGGAATTTTCGCTCGACCATGTTCAAAAGCTACTCGACCCGGCCGATTTTTTCCGGATCAACCGCAATTGTCTCATACACATCGATGCTGTTGAAGAGATGGTTGCTTACTCTTCAAGTCGTTTGCAACTGCATGTTAAAGAAGAAAAACCGCAGGAAATGTTTGTGGTAAGCCGCGACCGTGTTCCTGAATTTAAACGTTGGATGGATCGGTAG